Part of the Anaerolineales bacterium genome is shown below.
GGCGAGGGCCAGGACGGCCGCGGCTTCGCCTTCTCCGCTCCGCCAGTTGGCGTTTTCGCGCTTCAACAGGATGCCGCCGATGTGATAATCCGCGATCAGCTGATGAATGTCGGACGCGGAGGATATATCCTTCCCCTGAAAGGTGACCATCAACAGCTGGCCGATCCGCTCCGCGGCGGTCATCCGATCGAACAAGGCCTGCACCTCGGGTGGAACGCGTCCTTGAGGAGCCGGTCGAAACGCCAGGGAGGGAGCGGCCAAAATGCAGAAAGCGGCGGCGAGGAATATTTTTCGCAATGGCACAAGCCTAGTATACCCTAGAGGCGCCGTCGTCAACGGATCGCTCGCCGAAAAAAAGCCGGCAAGCGTTGCGCTTTCTTGTCAAGCCCGTGGGATTATGCTATGATTTTCGCCGTTGGAGGGCAGGATCCCCGGCCTTGCGATTCTCAATCCTTCGGGGGTTCGCGTTTGTCAGCCAGCCAATCCTGTCATACGGAAACGATCAGCATGGGATGGGCGAAGCGGGATCCGTCCCACCCTATCCTTGTCGGTCGGAGAAGGAATTCAGCATGAGCGACCAACCGGTTTTTCTCACCAAAGAAGGGTTTAAAAAGTTGGAGGAGGAGTTGGAACTCCTTCGCACCAAGCGCCGCGCGGAAGTCGCCGAACGGCTTCACGACGCCATGGAAGGCGGCGAGCTCATCGAGAACGCGGAATACGAAAGCGCCAAGAACGAACAGGCATTCGTCGAGGGTCGAATTCTCACCCTGGAAACGATGCTTTCGAACGCCATCATCATCGAGGAGGGCGGGCATCAGGATGTCGTCCGC
Proteins encoded:
- the greA gene encoding transcription elongation factor GreA; the encoded protein is MSDQPVFLTKEGFKKLEEELELLRTKRRAEVAERLHDAMEGGELIENAEYESAKNEQAFVEGRILTLETMLSNAIIIEEGGHQDVVRVGSKVTIQEANNAPEHYVIVGAAEANPKEGRISNQSPLGQALLGRKSGDEIRVTAPAGILTFRVLSVK